agtGAAATTACAAGGAAAACCAAGGTCCTTCATTTCAAGGCTACAGTTATTAACCACATAATAATTCTGTGAACGAACAGAAATAATAATCAATTCAATCTCGCAGTCCAGCAACTGACACATTCATCACGCcatttctgaaacaaagttcACAACTTCTGTCCACACAGAATGGCTGAACATTATCCAATTTACAGGAGAAGAGAGACATAATGAAAGAACAGGGTTTATGGTTACATAGGTGCCCGTAAAACGCACACGGCCATAAACTAAAATCTCTTCAGTAAAGTTTTACATCTCGAACTTTCCCAGTTCTGCATTTCGATCTTCATTTTCACCATTTCCTATAAATCTCTTGTGCAGAGCACAACAGTAAAAGTGTTGAATGAACCTCCTCTATGGGAATGATGTGTGgtccacagaaacacatattCAGCACAATGAATAACGTGGTGTTATATTGCAGGgactcaatcttacccagattTTCTCAATCtttgggtgcaggcttttgttccaaccacgcAGTTACACACTTCAACTTACCTACTAATCAACCAGTAGAGTCTGtgctaaggaccttgattagtagaagcaggtgtgtgactgcatggttggaacaaaagcctgcacccacaccggccctttcagGGAAAGTTTGAGTATCCCAATGTATGTGATGGCGTATtgcaggactgcccaaccctgtccctggagatctaaCGTCCTGGTTTTCAATTCAGCCCTAATTAGAtgcacctgattctactaattagcagctcaatgagatctctagctgttgaatgaggtgtgctttgctaggACTGGACTGAAAACCCACAGCAGCCaccatcaaatctggacctcaaatccgaatccggccctggttttattttctcccaggcaATTAGCTGAACGAGTAGTTCTATTGAGTGGCCAGaccgtcttcacacctgactcccaggtaaagggagggtggaaacccAGCAGTCCTCAaacctcgaggaccgtgatctGATGACCCCCGACCTACAGGCTACAGCGAGACCTCCTGAAGcggggttgggcagctctggcGTAGCGTAAACACGCGTAACGTCACGTGTCCCGGTCGCGTGTGTGAGGGCGCAGCGACGGAGCGCGGTACCGTCTCCAGCTCCCggagcagtgcatgctgggggcTGCCCTCCTTCGGCGGTTTGGACACGTGCAGGTGCAGGCTGTCCCCGCTGCCCAAGGTGTCCAGGCACAGCACGAAGGCCACGTTGTCCTGGAGCAGACTGGAGTCTGGGgcgcgggagagagaggcagcacaGTCAGCAGAACATTCACTACGCTCACAAACACCCGCCTGCTAGAATCCCCCAGGTTCCCCAACCACAGGCACAGCACGAAGGCCACGTTGTCCCTGGAGCAGACTGGAGTctggagtgtgggagagagccCAGTCAGCAGAGCCTCTTCCCTACTCTCACAAACAGAATCCCCCAGGTTCCCCAATCACCAGCTTTCCCTTCCTGAACCGTGCGTAGAATCCACACCGGCAGGAATCCACACATCTTCAATTCCACACCCTGAGCACTCACTCAGCCCGGTTTTAAAGGGAATGCGACACAgcactgagtttttttttttgttttttttcacctaTTTTTCCTGCAGTGAAATATCAGGCGTGCAGTAAAATCCCTGAAATACGGAAGTGAGGGGAACCAAAAACAAATTCCACAAAAACGTGACGCTCTTGAGCTGAGGGGCGGGCCAACCAGTGTCAGTTTACAATAAATCTCACCAATGAATGTGCTCACCGTTCCTCGTAATGTTCTAAAGCATAAACCATTTCCTTTCTTTGTTTTCGAAGGTCGATTTCTCACCTACCAGTTTGTTTGCCTTGTCGGAATCAGAGTGAATGTGATACTTTTCTTTAGTTTTCCATTTGATACGATTCGCTTGTACACTGCACAAACTTAAGCGGACCAGAAAAAGACGTTCTCTCGAAATGCGTTcactcatttgccagaaatttGCAGGTGGAAAATGAGCGCAAGCCTCCTGCAGGTGCATATACAAATCAGAGATAATCATGAATATGGAAACCAGCATGGAGCCGTAGCGGGTATGTGTGCTGATCCCGGGGATAACTCTGCTTTGGTGTTCCTACCAAACAAATGACACCGCTCAGAACAAACAACTTAGTGATGACGAGACCTGAAATTTACATGCCAGACTGGAGTCTGGGgcgcaggagagagaggcagcacaGTCAGCAGAACATTCACTACGCTCACAAACACCCGCCTGCTAGAATCCCCCAGGTTCCCCAACCACAGGCACAGCACGAAGGCCACGTTGTCCCTGGAGCAGACTGGAAGTctggagtgtgggagagagccCAGTCAGCAGAGCCTCTTCCCTACGGTCACAAACAGAATCCCCCAGGTTCCCCAATCACCAGCTTTCCCTTCCTGAACCGTGCGTAGAATCCACACCGCCATAAaggattttatttaaaatttttacttttacacGGCAGTGCTCTACAGTGCTGTGCGCACCAATCTCTTCTCCCCCAGTTTATTgctgaatgttttaaaatgtcagcATTTTCATGGACTTTATTAAGCACGTGTTTCAGGTTGTATTCGGTCCATATATCCAGAAGACATCGGGGTTCTGCAGCACACTGGGTCTGCCACTAATCCTGCACCCTGCCGCCAGCCAGCTTGTGTAACGTCAAAAAACCTCCCGCTGACCACCCAAAACACATAAGCGTGTTTGGATCACTTCCTGCAACTGGGACTTGATTTGGGTCAGATTGTATTCACTTGTAGAGTTCATTTGGAAGTTCACTCGCAAGTCGTCTGAGTCTTCGAATGCGCTCACTCTCACATGGCAAAATGTACCGAACTAAAGGACTAAACGGTCCAGGGTTCGATTAAACCACACCAAATGGCAGGTGAGAGAGCGGCCTTAGACACACAGAACAGCGGGCGAGTGAAAGCACACCTGTATGGTCCAGATTGTCCTCTAGCCATCGCTTGGTTCCCTGATAGTTGAACTTTCCACCCCCAGAGACAAAGAACAGCAAGTTGtaactgggggaaaaaagaaaaaaagcagcaATTAGCGCAAACAGGAAACGATACGAACGTACTTTCACTGTGAATACAAAACAAGttagaaaaaaaagcttttttgttttttgttctgaaGATAATGACGCACTTAGCCAACATCAGGTCGATCCAAGAAAATGGCAAACAGAGATGATGCAATTATTTGGGTAAGTTTAACTTTAATGGCTGGATACAACGGTGCTAATGGTACTAATGAAACGATCATCTCAGAAACTAAAGGATAATAGGCACGGGGGCAGTATTTGATTGATTACAAAATGAGTGCAACATCCCCATTTGCCCGATTGCATTTTGGCTTGTTGCTCATTATACCTTGGCGTTGTCTGCCAGTGTCTTTGGCTGTAGTTCTGACTACGCACACCCACTTCCACGGGCTGACTCAttacattttggaaaaacagaCTGCAGCACCAACAAATCTTTAAAGTTTCAGCGTCTAAGCCTTCGGTGCCGTGCCTGATTGATCTCTATCCAGCGAGGAGCATTTTGAAGTGCCGCTCACAGCTCCCGCTGGGTACATGCGGGAAGGCATAGCCCTCCGTTTTGAAGCTCAACAGAAGCGTAATGTCACTCAAACCGCCAGACTGTGCTGGTTCACGGGGGCGAATCCTACCCCGCTCGCGTCCTTTTGTAGCTGTAGAGTCTGGAGAAGAGGCGGGCCAGCTCCAGCAACACTGACACTCCACTGCCGTTAGAGTCCGCCCCGTACGACAGCCACTGTcacaacagccaatcacaagccACCTCTCACCAAACGTTCAATAACAAAGGCTGTGTTCAAAGCCGCATACTACTCGTACTGCACTTCAATGAATGTCAACCACGAAATTTAGTATGAGCAGTATGTAAGCATGTGGTTTCGAACGCAACCAATAACTAGATGAGTGCAGAATCAATGAATGCCCACACCACGgttttcttgtgtttttgtattcaGAGAGTATGATTATAAGTAAGCACTTCAGTATTATTGCAGTTAGAGGGAGTTTCTTATGCATTACAGCAGTTAAACTGTAGAGCAACCTGTGTTTTTGCAGTCAGTAGTTGAGAATGGATTTTCCCAGTTACCCATTTAAGCTTCAGTCTGAACAGAGGAATACAGAATAGAGAAAGAAAGcaagggagatagagagagagagggagagggaggagggctcACCGGTGCCACACCGAAGGAGTCGTAATGAGCAACCAGGACGATGGTTGGAAggtcttcccctccctcccctgcgaGTCTTCCCTGTGTAGGAAGCAGGTTATCGCACCCTGAGCAAAATACATCCATCTTCACTATGACAAACCTACAGCAATTACACAGGCTCTTCTGAATAAAACCCAACCGACTTCGCCCATTTATTACAGCGAATGCATAAATTACGAAGCATCGACTCCGGCATATTAAGCTTCTAGACAAGGAATAATTTCAACATTCGGTTGCAATCTGCACCACCACAGCCAGAAGCAGATGGAATTAAACATTCATGCTCTTCCTCAACTTTAATGCTTCGGCTATTATTTACAGCCAAAGCCGTGATATGAATATCCAGAATTTTGTTAAGTTCAGTTTCACAATGGTTAAAATGTTCAATTAAATTCTCATTTGAAATGGACAATTTCTACAATTCCTTTATGACATTTTTTACATCAGTTATGGACAGcgtaaaaaaacaagaattcTGCAATTAGATCACACAATGGGGAGGAAAATGTAGTGCAGCCAAAAGTCAGCTTCCCTTAAATGCTTACCACAattataaacacatttatttagaaGACGCATACAACCCTACTTCCAGCAAACAACAGATATTCTGCACACTGAGCTAGAAATCGCAAGCACCAAAGACCAGAACCATGCTACATATATGCATCTACGGACTGGCCTCCAGGCGAGGTTTAAACCATTCATGATCTTTGGTCTTTATACTCAAACTCTGCTGCACGGTATTAATCACACTGCAGGTTCACATAGGGGGAAGAGTTAAAAATGTATGACTCGTTAACTTATTAACATGAACTGAAGTAGTGGCCCACTACTGGAACACTGAACTAAACAAGCCCTCCATAACCGACAGACAGAATGGCAGACATCCAGAGGCCCCTGTTGgtaacacacgcactcacctcTAGGCTGGTGACACACTCACCTCTACGCtggtgacacacactcacctctacgctggtgacacacactcacctctacgctggtgacacacactcacctctatgctggtgacacacactcacctctacgctggtgacacacactcacctctaggctggtgacacacactcacctctatGCTGGTGACACACTCACCTCTAGGCtggtgacacacactcacctctatGCTGGtggcacacactcacctctacgctggtgacacacactcacctctacgctggtgacacacactcacctctagGCTAGGCtggtgacacacactcacctctaggctggtgacacacactcacctctatGCTGGTGACACACTCACCTCTAGGCtggtgacacacactcacctctaggctggtgacacacactcacctctaggctggtgacacacactcacctctatgctggtgacacacactcacctctagGCTAGGCtggtgacacacactcacctctaggttggtgacacacactcacctctaggctggtgacacacactcacctctaggctggtgacacacactcacctctaggctggtgacacacactcacctctagGCTGGTGACACACTCACCTCTAGGCTGGTGACACACTCACCTCTATGCtggtgacacacactcacctctaggctggtgacacacactcacctctatgctggtgacacacactcacctctatGCTGGTGACACTCACCTCTATGCtggtgacacacactcacctctatgctggtgacacacactcacctctaggctggtgacacacactcacctctacGCTGCTGACACACTCACCTCTATGCTGGTGACACTCACCTCTATGCtggtgacacacactcactcacctctATGCtggtgacacacactcacctctatgctggtgacacacactcactcacctctaggctggtgacacacacacactcacctctatGCTGGTGACACACTCACCTCTATGCTGGTGACACACTCACCTCTAGGCTGGTGACACACTCACCTCTACGCtggtgacacacactcacctctaggctggtgacacacactcacctctaggctggtgacacacacacactcacctctatgctggtgacacacactcacctctacgctggtgacacacactcacctctatgctgctgacacacactcacctctaggctggtgacacacactcacctctagGCTGGTGACACACTCACCTCTATGCtggtgacacacactcacctctaggctggtgacacacacacactcacctctatgctggtgacacacactcacctctatgctggtgacacacactcacctctatGCTGGTGATTGCCCAGTCGCTCACTGCTTTGCTCTGTGCGCCACTCGTCACCATCTGAAAGCCGTTGGCAGTGGCCGTGTGCAGTAACACTGGGGGGGAAGAGAGCACATGACACTGGCTTACCGACCACAGACCCGACCGGCCTGCCTTCAGAAAGCTCGCTCAGCCATGACGATCCCACACGGGCGACTTCCCAATGCCCGACAGGGataatgaaatataaacatGCTAGTCGTGATGTCACATGAAtcatagaagaagaaaaaatgaaaacacgaGAGGAGCTCCCTGAATTGTGGGGCACGTTGGTAACAAGCAACAGAGCAACACTAATGGCGAACGTGAACAACTTTTGGCTATTTCCTGGCAATTCCTTCAGGGATCTTGGAAGTATATCAGGAAAGAATACAACAATCACCGTTTGCATTGTTACCAACTTGCATCGAACCAGTCCCACTCGCTGTTCTTACCCTCTGCAGCAGACGCAGACGTCTGAGAGGACGATGAGGTGTGGGTCTGCTTGTATATGGACAGCAGTTCATCATCCTCCAGGGCAAAGTACACTGGGACAATTGTCTCAGTCGCCAGGAGCTCTGGTTCCAACTCCATAAACTGCTGCAAGGAAAGAATGTAAGTAAGAGGAAATGGTGCCCAACTGATCTTAAACATCACCAGCACCTGTTGAAAGCCAAAAACATCTTCACTTTCCACTTTCAAGAAAGACTGGTTTGACGGTTTTCCCAATACAAATGATAAACATAAATCTTGTCACGCATGAGGGCAGTCATAGATGGAGAAGTGGACATTAAATTGCAAACACGGGTTCATGTTTAAGGAAAACGCAATATCCTGTTTTGTTGCGACAGATACAAGCACATTCAAATCTCAGTAAGAAAAAGGTCGTGCATCAGTGGTGTGCAGTTACCTGCACAATGTCCTGCGGCATGGTGGACATGTTCTGCGGGAGGACAATGACCACAGCTCCGGCAGACTGGCGGAGAGCTTTCTGGTACTTCTCGTACGAGAAATCCAGGAGTCGCATAATGACACAACGGCGACTTAGCACCTCTGCCTCTACTGTTCGTGCCTCCGTGTTTAATATAGCGTTCCGGGTACCTAGAAAGATTATTTGTATTGAAGTATTAAAGTACACAGCTAACTTGATCAACCAACTTGATCAATCAATATTGCTATAATTATGCAATGCACACAGACAATATCCCACTTCCCAATGCAATTTCGTTACAAACACCGTAAGGAGAAATTCTGAGATGGGCACCAGTTACAACTTCCTTATACTACAGTTGAATGATCGAACGATAACGTGACTAGAACCGAGTATGAATGGACTGCACTGcctgctagctaacgttagctatacaTTGCTCACGATAACTACAACTTTTAATAGCCCCACGTTGATTTCAGTTAACCAGGAGCAAAGCTGTGAGCCGTACTAGTTATGTAGGCCTAgctatttattttcagttagcGTTCACATGTCAATTTCGTGAGGAATTCAATGGATACGCAACACTTTCGCAatgctaactaacgttagcttgctaacAAGCTATATCCTAACTAGGATTAGCCATAGGTACCTAAACACTTTGCCACTTCATTACACAGTTGTGCTCGTTTTATACGTTCACATTTACTGAACCGTTTCAAATCCACTATTCAAATCCACGTACCATAGGGTTGACCCTGCAGGTCATATTG
The sequence above is a segment of the Conger conger chromosome 4, fConCon1.1, whole genome shotgun sequence genome. Coding sequences within it:
- the ncln gene encoding BOS complex subunit ncln isoform X1 produces the protein MFEEASEVFENMFKSSFPLTFIVFLPAVLILVSPLPAEAAHEFTVYRMQQYDLQGQPYGTRNAILNTEARTVEAEVLSRRCVIMRLLDFSYEKYQKALRQSAGAVVIVLPQNMSTMPQDIVQQFMELEPELLATETIVPVYFALEDDELLSIYKQTHTSSSSQTSASAAEVLLHTATANGFQMVTSGAQSKAVSDWAITSIEGRLAGEGGEDLPTIVLVAHYDSFGVAPWLSYGADSNGSGVSVLLELARLFSRLYSYKRTRAGYNLLFFVSGGGKFNYQGTKRWLEDNLDHTDSSLLQDNVAFVLCLDTLGSGDSLHLHVSKPPKEGSPQHALLRELETVVSGQYPGVKFSMVHKKINLADDTLAWEHERFGIRRLPAFTLSHLDSHRAALRSSIMDVRPHVEMRKLSRNTKIIAEALARVVYNLTEKGAPSDLQIFTDQMQVQEDQLSSLVDWLTAQPRAAQLVDKDSSVVSTLEYHLGRYLKDVRKHYVKADKRDPEFVFYDQLKQTMNAYRVKPAIFDLLLAVCIAAYLGVLYLAVQHFGMLYGVLRRAAQPKSKQH
- the ncln gene encoding BOS complex subunit ncln isoform X2, translated to MFEEASEVFENMFKSSFPLTFIVFLPAVLILVSPLPAEAAHEFTVYRMQQYDLQGQPYGTRNAILNTEARTVEAEVLSRRCVIMRLLDFSYEKYQKALRQSAGAVVIVLPQNMSTMPQDIVQQFMELEPELLATETIVPVYFALEDDELLSIYKQTHTSSSSQTSASAAEVLLHTATANGFQMVTSGAQSKAVSDWAITSIEGRLAGEGGEDLPTIVLVAHYDSFGVAPWLSYGADSNGSGVSVLLELARLFSRLYSYKRTRAGYNLLFFVSGGGKFNYQGTKRWLEDNLDHTDSSLLQDNVAFVLCLDTLGSGDSLHLHVSKPPKEGSPQHALLRELETVVSGQYPGVKFSMVHKKINLADDTLAWEHERFGIRRLPAFTLSHLDSHRAALRSSIMDVRPHVEMRKLSRNTKIIAEALARVVYNLTEKGAPSDLQIFTDQMVQEDQLSSLVDWLTAQPRAAQLVDKDSSVVSTLEYHLGRYLKDVRKHYVKADKRDPEFVFYDQLKQTMNAYRVKPAIFDLLLAVCIAAYLGVLYLAVQHFGMLYGVLRRAAQPKSKQH
- the ncln gene encoding BOS complex subunit ncln isoform X3, whose product is MFEEASEVFENMFKSSFPLTFIVFLPAVLILVSPLPAEAAHEFTVYRMQQYDLQGQPYGTRNAILNTEARTVEAEVLSRRCVIMRLLDFSYEKYQKALRQSAGAVVIVLPQNMSTMPQDIVQFMELEPELLATETIVPVYFALEDDELLSIYKQTHTSSSSQTSASAAEVLLHTATANGFQMVTSGAQSKAVSDWAITSIEGRLAGEGGEDLPTIVLVAHYDSFGVAPWLSYGADSNGSGVSVLLELARLFSRLYSYKRTRAGYNLLFFVSGGGKFNYQGTKRWLEDNLDHTDSSLLQDNVAFVLCLDTLGSGDSLHLHVSKPPKEGSPQHALLRELETVVSGQYPGVKFSMVHKKINLADDTLAWEHERFGIRRLPAFTLSHLDSHRAALRSSIMDVRPHVEMRKLSRNTKIIAEALARVVYNLTEKGAPSDLQIFTDQMQVQEDQLSSLVDWLTAQPRAAQLVDKDSSVVSTLEYHLGRYLKDVRKHYVKADKRDPEFVFYDQLKQTMNAYRVKPAIFDLLLAVCIAAYLGVLYLAVQHFGMLYGVLRRAAQPKSKQH